In Mercenaria mercenaria strain notata unplaced genomic scaffold, MADL_Memer_1 contig_1022, whole genome shotgun sequence, the following are encoded in one genomic region:
- the LOC128551366 gene encoding uncharacterized protein LOC128551366 gives MCFEVWSNAGESRCPVCRANIDVAYIFEGWSWSTCIKTKNEEMAYDLLESKTLPDMKSLNDLCQDDGFGRKSTVAIDTCKKICLFIKSLSTNIVDVWAARNAVTLTPGDTFEIRFVVITENLNEESRKELENFIQSHYDTLPLRDCDHLSLEETQLTMKGGYKLREDDQNSIKACISLHAERLLQKHTYLSVISGCPFRSVGFDTNNPETVPTPCIVLNVQYKGYIPIDEEPFERKYDGVQVDVREDIFVLFNYTAKERHDNVKAGCLISGETDEREKCPKGTLGGFVNHPDYGLCGISCSHALLWPNELVQLADDSQEINWSRSTFPARRNGDTWQGNVYQPSKVETNEGDAADDNKIGRLVKVIYRRGSNEMDQCGIDAALFQLSNRLPNSSDFPAVRVAGEDIPPEGTNIDSPDLSTADKSILSKTSKQTL, from the exons GCTGGAGCTGGAGTACCTGTATTAAAACCAAAAACGAAGAGATGGCTTATGACCTACTCGAGTCGAAAACGCTTCCTGACATGAAATCACTAAATGACTTATGTCAAGATGACGGATTTGGAAGAAAGTCCACTGTTGCGATAGACACATGCAAGAAAATTTGTCTTTTCATTAAAAGTTTAAGTACTAACATCGTCGACGTTTGGGCAGCAAGAAACGCAGTCACTTTGACACCAGGAGACACTTTTGAAATTAGATTTGTTGTTATCACAGAGAACCTAAATGAAGAGAGCAGGAAGGAATTGGAAAACTTCATACAATCCCATTACGACACGCTTCCATTACGGGACTGCGATCACCTTAGCTTAGAAGAAACACAATTGACGATGAAAGGGGGTTACAAACTTAGAGAAGACGACCAAAATAGCATAAAAGCTTGTATAAGTCTACACGCTGAACGTTTACTACAGAAACATACATATCTAAGTGTTATATCTGGCTGCCCCTTTAGATCAGTTGGATTTGACACAAATAATCCCGAAACCGTCCCAACGCCATGCATTGTTCTAAATGTTCAATACAAGGGCTACATTCCTATTGACGAAGAGCCGTTTGAACGCAAGTACGACGGAGTACAGGTCGATGTCAGAGAAGACATCTTTGTTCTGTTTAATTACACAGCAAAAGAAAGACACGACAATGTGAAGGCCGGCTGTCTAATTAGTGGCGAAACTGACGAACGCGAAAAGTGCCCGAAAGGAACTCTCGGTGGTTTCGTTAACCATCCCGACTATGGTCTATGTGGAATATCCTGTTCCCACGCTCTATTATGGCCGAACGAACTAGTACAGCTAGCAGACGACAGTCAAGAAATAAATTGGAGTAGATCTACTTTTCCAGCTAGGCGAAATGGTGATACGTGGCAGGGTAATGTTTATCAACCATCTAAGGTAGAAACCAACGAAGGTGATGCCGCTGACGATAACAAGATTGGACGTTTGGTAAAAGTAATTTATCGACGTGGTTCCAACGAAATGGATCAATGTGGTATAGATGCCGCACTTTTTCAGTTAAGCAACAGATTACCGAATTCGAGTGATTTTCCAGCTGTGAGAG ttGCTGGTGAAGACATCCCACCTGAAGGTACCAATATAGATTCGCCag ATTTATCCACTGCGGATAAAAGTATACTAAGCAAAACTTCGAAACAGACACTTTAA